Proteins encoded together in one Streptomyces sp. NA04227 window:
- a CDS encoding NUDIX hydrolase, which produces MSAADEILDIVDAHDHVIGQAPRGEVYARGLRHRCVFVLATDPDGHLFVHRRTPTKLAFPSCYDMFVGGVVGAGESYDDAALREAEEELGVQGLPRPVPLLKFLYEDDSGPRNGGDGEPFAWWSWVYQVRCDLPVQPQPEEIDWYGFLTEQEVDARLGTWEWTPDGLAAYALVKARRGEEGGTGVAR; this is translated from the coding sequence ATGAGCGCCGCCGACGAGATCCTCGACATCGTGGACGCGCACGACCACGTGATCGGCCAGGCACCGCGCGGCGAGGTCTACGCCCGCGGACTGCGCCACCGCTGTGTGTTCGTGCTCGCCACCGACCCCGACGGCCACCTCTTCGTGCACCGCAGAACGCCCACCAAGCTGGCCTTCCCCTCCTGCTACGACATGTTCGTCGGCGGAGTGGTCGGCGCCGGTGAGAGCTACGACGACGCGGCGCTGCGCGAGGCCGAGGAGGAGCTGGGCGTACAGGGGCTGCCCAGGCCCGTACCGCTGCTGAAGTTCCTGTACGAGGACGACAGCGGCCCGCGGAACGGGGGCGACGGCGAACCCTTCGCCTGGTGGTCCTGGGTCTACCAGGTCCGCTGCGACCTTCCCGTACAGCCCCAGCCCGAGGAGATCGACTGGTACGGCTTCCTCACCGAGCAGGAGGTCGACGCGCGCCTTGGCACCTGGGAGTGGACGCCGGACGGGCTCGCCGCCTACGCGCTGGTCAAGGCGCGGCGAGGCGAGGAAGGGGGCACGGGTGTCGCGCGGTGA
- a CDS encoding YidH family protein has translation MARLWLAPARIAEEGDTPDYRFSLANERTFLAWLRTALALIGGGFAVDQFLPDLRWAWRVCLAVALLAAGVLCALRAVNHWVRCERAMRRGQDLPVSRFPALMALAIAVVALLMVVIVLAGGQS, from the coding sequence GTGGCGCGGCTGTGGCTGGCACCCGCCCGTATCGCCGAGGAGGGGGACACCCCCGATTACCGCTTCTCGCTGGCCAACGAACGTACCTTCCTGGCCTGGCTGCGCACCGCCCTCGCGCTGATCGGCGGCGGCTTCGCGGTGGACCAGTTCCTGCCCGACCTGCGCTGGGCCTGGCGGGTGTGCCTGGCGGTGGCCCTCCTCGCGGCGGGCGTGCTGTGCGCGTTGCGGGCGGTCAACCACTGGGTGCGCTGCGAGCGGGCGATGCGGCGCGGGCAGGACCTGCCGGTGTCCCGGTTTCCGGCGCTGATGGCCCTCGCCATCGCCGTGGTCGCCCTGCTCATGGTGGTGATCGTGCTCGCGGGCGGGCAGTCGTGA
- a CDS encoding DUF202 domain-containing protein: protein MTARDPGLQPERTRLAWRRTTLACTVATVLAGKAALQSGDAPGVLAGVLCVLLWLGFLWVAHRRITALGEAAVPRPLVPRLATTAALCTMALAVCGAVVVR from the coding sequence GTGACGGCGCGCGACCCGGGGCTCCAGCCGGAGCGGACCAGGCTGGCCTGGCGGCGCACCACGCTGGCCTGCACGGTGGCCACCGTCCTCGCGGGCAAGGCGGCCCTGCAGAGCGGCGACGCGCCCGGCGTCCTGGCCGGGGTGCTGTGTGTGCTGCTGTGGCTGGGCTTTCTGTGGGTGGCCCACCGCAGGATCACCGCGCTCGGCGAGGCGGCCGTTCCCCGGCCGCTGGTGCCGCGGCTCGCCACCACGGCCGCGCTGTGCACGATGGCGCTCGCGGTGTGCGGCGCCGTCGTCGTGCGCTGA
- a CDS encoding NADP-dependent oxidoreductase — MKAITYRSYGGPEVLEYGDVADPKVGPDSVLVKVRAAAVNPVDWKAREGRLDSAFDAVFPVVPGWDVSGVVTQPGASVTEFAVGDEVVGYVREDMLSRGTFAEYVAAPVRTLARKPRNIGFEEAAGLPLTGLTAYQALTRALRVQEGEVVLVHAAAGGVGSAAVQIARHFGARVIGTASAGNHDYLRELGAEPVDYREDLAEGVRQLASGGVDAILDTVGGDTLRRSEHLLAPDGRLVSVADHEVVSLGGRYLFVRPDAEDLRRLSELVEHEELRVHVAETFPLPEAAEAHRRSQEGHTRGKIVVTVDWGD, encoded by the coding sequence ATGAAGGCGATCACCTACCGCAGCTACGGCGGACCCGAGGTGCTGGAGTACGGGGACGTGGCCGACCCCAAGGTGGGCCCCGACTCGGTGCTTGTGAAGGTCCGCGCGGCGGCCGTGAACCCGGTCGACTGGAAGGCACGCGAGGGCCGTCTCGACAGCGCGTTCGACGCCGTGTTCCCGGTCGTCCCCGGCTGGGACGTCTCCGGGGTGGTGACCCAGCCCGGCGCCTCCGTCACCGAGTTCGCGGTCGGCGACGAGGTGGTCGGCTACGTACGCGAGGACATGCTCTCGCGCGGCACCTTCGCCGAGTACGTGGCCGCGCCCGTACGCACCCTGGCCCGCAAGCCGCGCAACATCGGATTCGAGGAGGCGGCGGGCCTCCCGCTCACCGGGCTCACCGCCTACCAGGCACTGACCCGGGCCCTGCGCGTCCAGGAGGGCGAGGTGGTCCTCGTGCACGCGGCCGCCGGTGGTGTCGGCTCGGCGGCCGTGCAGATCGCGCGGCACTTCGGCGCCCGGGTGATCGGTACCGCCTCCGCCGGCAACCACGACTATCTGCGGGAGCTGGGCGCGGAGCCGGTCGACTACCGGGAGGACCTCGCCGAGGGCGTGCGGCAACTGGCGTCCGGGGGCGTGGACGCGATCCTGGACACGGTCGGCGGGGACACCCTGCGCCGCTCGGAACACCTGCTCGCACCGGACGGGCGGCTGGTCTCGGTCGCCGACCACGAGGTGGTCAGCCTCGGCGGGCGCTATCTCTTCGTCCGCCCCGACGCCGAGGATCTGCGGCGGCTCTCCGAACTCGTGGAGCACGAGGAACTGCGCGTACACGTGGCCGAGACCTTCCCGCTGCCCGAGGCCGCCGAGGCGCACCGCCGCAGCCAGGAGGGGCACACCCGGGGAAAGATCGTGGTCACGGTCGACTGGGGCGACTGA
- a CDS encoding MBL fold metallo-hydrolase: MTAREPYTVALAEGVHAYVQPDGGWCLNNAGFLSDGTSTLLVDTAATERRARALRAALLATGAPPPAQVVNTHHHGDHTYGNSVFTPRATIVSHADCRREALAAGNHLELLWPRTEYGEVPVTPASLTYTDRLTLFTGGTEAQVLHPGPAHTVGDSVVWLPGERILFTGDLIFEGGTPFVLMGSLSGSLRALAMLRELGAETVVPGHGPVTDPSAYDRTERYLRFLADLAQTSRASGLTPLQAALGADLGEFAELRESERLVANLHRAYAELDGLPPGSPLDLLTCFGDMATVNGGEMVACHA, from the coding sequence ATGACCGCGCGGGAGCCGTACACCGTGGCGCTGGCCGAGGGGGTGCACGCCTATGTGCAGCCGGACGGCGGGTGGTGCCTGAACAACGCCGGTTTCCTCTCCGACGGCACCTCGACCCTGCTCGTCGACACCGCGGCGACCGAACGCAGGGCCAGGGCGCTGCGCGCGGCGCTCCTGGCGACGGGCGCCCCGCCGCCCGCGCAGGTGGTGAACACCCATCACCACGGCGACCACACCTACGGCAACAGCGTCTTCACGCCGCGGGCGACGATCGTCTCGCACGCCGACTGCCGCCGTGAGGCGCTCGCCGCGGGCAACCACCTGGAGCTGCTCTGGCCCCGGACCGAGTACGGCGAGGTCCCGGTGACGCCCGCGAGCCTCACCTACACCGACCGGCTGACCCTGTTCACGGGCGGCACCGAGGCCCAGGTGCTGCATCCCGGGCCCGCGCACACGGTCGGGGACTCGGTGGTGTGGCTGCCCGGGGAGCGGATCCTGTTCACCGGGGACCTGATCTTCGAGGGCGGCACCCCGTTCGTGCTGATGGGGTCGCTCAGCGGCTCGCTGCGCGCCCTCGCCATGCTGCGCGAACTCGGCGCCGAGACCGTCGTCCCCGGGCACGGGCCGGTCACCGACCCCTCCGCGTACGACCGGACCGAGCGGTACCTGCGCTTCCTCGCCGACCTGGCGCAGACGTCCCGCGCGAGCGGGCTGACCCCACTGCAGGCGGCGCTCGGCGCGGACCTCGGCGAGTTCGCCGAGCTGCGCGAGAGCGAGCGGCTGGTGGCCAATCTGCACCGGGCCTACGCGGAGCTCGACGGGCTGCCGCCCGGTTCCCCGCTGGATCTGCTCACCTGCTTCGGCGACATGGCGACCGTCAACGGCGGCGAGATGGTGGCCTGTCACGCCTGA
- a CDS encoding TetR/AcrR family transcriptional regulator, producing MARNTDEPAAPVPQRLLAAATRLFAEQGYDRTSVQEIVESAGVTKGALYHYFGSKEELLLEVYARVLRLQQERLDDFAQAEGPVERRLRDAAADVVVTTIDNLDDASIFFRSMHHLGPENHKRVRAERRRYHERFRALVEEGQRSGVFSDATPADLVVDYHFGSVHHLSTWYRPDGPLSPQQVADHLADLLLQALRP from the coding sequence ATGGCCAGGAACACGGACGAACCGGCGGCGCCGGTGCCGCAGCGGCTGCTGGCCGCGGCCACCCGCCTCTTCGCCGAACAGGGCTACGACCGCACCTCCGTCCAGGAGATCGTGGAGTCGGCCGGTGTCACCAAGGGCGCCCTCTACCACTACTTCGGCTCCAAGGAAGAGCTGCTCCTGGAGGTCTACGCCCGGGTGCTGCGCCTCCAGCAGGAGCGCCTGGACGACTTCGCCCAGGCGGAGGGGCCCGTGGAGCGGCGGCTGCGCGACGCCGCCGCGGACGTGGTGGTCACCACCATCGACAACCTCGACGACGCTTCCATCTTCTTCCGCTCCATGCACCACCTCGGGCCCGAGAACCACAAGCGGGTACGGGCCGAACGGCGCCGCTACCACGAGCGGTTCCGGGCCCTGGTCGAGGAGGGCCAGCGCTCGGGGGTGTTCTCCGACGCGACCCCCGCCGACCTCGTCGTCGACTACCACTTCGGCTCGGTGCACCACCTGTCCACCTGGTACCGGCCCGACGGCCCGCTCTCCCCGCAGCAGGTCGCCGACCACCTCGCCGATCTGCTGCTGCAGGCGCTGCGGCCCTGA
- a CDS encoding exo-beta-N-acetylmuramidase NamZ domain-containing protein has translation MNLSRRGLLAATTSAAGALALSTPATAADTGGGRLRTGFERLAADGYALLSGSRVGVVTNPTGVTGGRSDDPGGAAGVRHIVDVMHADERVDLIAVFGPEHGFRGTAQAGGSEGRYDDPATGLPVYDTYLKSGQALADIFTASGVDTIVFDIQDVGARFYTYIWTLFDCMESARLAGKRFVVLDRPNPVTGRAALGPVLHKEFASFVGRRPISQAHGMTVTELARLFNGEFLESPVPLETVTMTGWRRRDFYEESGLPWVPPSPNMPTPDTALVYAGTCMFEGTNLSEGRGTTRPFELLGAEGVDRRWAQAANALALPGVAFREAYFAPTFSKFQGKTVGGVQIHVHDRHAFDPVRTGVALLITAKQVWSGFAWRPDNWIDKLTGSTLVRTMIDAGAGTDEVVAAWQRELDTFRLIRTRYLHYR, from the coding sequence ATGAACCTGTCCAGACGGGGCCTGCTGGCCGCGACCACCTCGGCCGCCGGAGCACTGGCACTGTCCACCCCCGCCACGGCGGCCGACACCGGCGGCGGGCGGCTGCGTACCGGCTTCGAACGGCTGGCCGCCGACGGCTACGCCCTGCTGTCCGGCAGCCGCGTCGGCGTCGTCACCAATCCGACGGGAGTCACCGGCGGCCGGAGCGACGACCCCGGCGGGGCGGCGGGCGTACGGCACATCGTCGACGTCATGCACGCCGACGAGCGCGTCGACCTGATCGCTGTCTTCGGCCCCGAGCACGGTTTCCGCGGCACCGCGCAGGCGGGCGGCTCCGAGGGCCGCTACGACGACCCGGCCACCGGACTGCCGGTCTACGACACGTACCTCAAGAGCGGACAGGCACTCGCGGACATCTTCACCGCCTCCGGCGTGGACACGATCGTCTTTGACATCCAGGACGTCGGCGCCCGCTTCTACACCTACATCTGGACGCTCTTCGACTGCATGGAGTCCGCCCGGCTGGCGGGCAAGCGCTTCGTGGTCCTCGACCGGCCCAACCCGGTGACCGGCCGCGCGGCCCTGGGCCCGGTGCTGCACAAGGAGTTCGCCAGCTTCGTGGGCCGCCGGCCCATCTCACAGGCGCACGGGATGACGGTCACCGAACTCGCGCGCCTGTTCAACGGCGAGTTCCTGGAGTCGCCCGTACCGCTGGAGACCGTGACCATGACCGGCTGGCGGCGCAGGGACTTCTACGAGGAGTCGGGACTGCCCTGGGTGCCGCCGAGCCCCAACATGCCGACGCCGGACACCGCGCTGGTCTACGCGGGCACCTGCATGTTCGAGGGGACGAACCTGTCCGAGGGCAGGGGGACCACCCGGCCCTTCGAACTGCTCGGCGCCGAGGGCGTCGACCGCCGGTGGGCGCAGGCGGCGAACGCGCTCGCACTGCCCGGAGTGGCCTTCCGGGAGGCCTACTTCGCGCCCACCTTCTCGAAGTTCCAGGGCAAGACGGTCGGCGGGGTGCAGATCCACGTCCACGACCGCCACGCCTTCGATCCGGTGCGCACCGGAGTCGCCCTGCTGATCACGGCCAAGCAGGTGTGGAGCGGATTCGCCTGGCGACCGGACAACTGGATCGACAAGCTCACCGGCAGCACCCTGGTGCGCACCATGATCGACGCGGGCGCGGGCACCGACGAGGTCGTCGCCGCCTGGCAGCGGGAGCTCGACACCTTCCGCCTGATTCGTACACGTTATCTCCACTACCGCTGA
- a CDS encoding tetratricopeptide repeat protein, whose product MFDPMLWGPLTGTLSLVAAGMASEVGKSAWESAGALARRVTGRAVPAPRDAAEREQLARELAEAAARDPRHASAVRAWIGSSPQGATVTRTPRELPPSVRFFTDRRELLRELAREAGRKSDGRPRVALLHGAAGMGTSALAAHYGHSNEKAFPDGQLYVDLCGQGGTGAALAPAAAARILLGQLGVAAAQMPPATEDRTALLRELIGSRRLLVVLDHAATAAQVRPLITAAPYAFTVVVARERLAQLDAVPLSVGPLVERDAVRLLTELTDRQTVAGAAAVLPAVLERCGGSPFALRALAPRLSEPDLALSGAGREPVDYAVEAGTSGLDATALRVFRLMALWEWPGFGPAVAAHTAEIEEARAADALAELAARGLLLTTDDGRYRYRAAVRARAEREAAAEDGVVACAAALARTVRWYLEFAVRADRAALPQRWWLGPLYTSLDAGPRTRLGEAVAALIAERRNLVQATLAAAQSGDAESARQLGEAQWAVQLKAGATDELLPALRAAARAAGALYPGTRIEGRACTQLGNALVELGQHQEAERQLRLAEEAEAADGHRRGRATALECLGLLRLSQWNWDEAYALFERADEELAQLAEGDEGFEDAPRGRALLLRHRGRALRGLGRFDEAARFLSGALVFFEETQKEAYNAARTLTDLGEVHLEAEDLAAALPLLDRALRILGEENASPHADRVRRLRERCLSAG is encoded by the coding sequence ATGTTCGATCCGATGCTGTGGGGCCCTCTGACCGGGACGCTGAGCTTGGTCGCCGCGGGGATGGCGAGCGAGGTGGGCAAGAGCGCCTGGGAATCGGCGGGGGCCCTGGCCCGGCGGGTGACCGGCCGCGCGGTGCCCGCGCCCCGGGACGCCGCCGAGCGGGAGCAACTCGCCAGGGAACTGGCCGAGGCCGCCGCGCGGGATCCCCGGCACGCGTCGGCGGTGCGGGCCTGGATCGGCAGCAGCCCACAGGGCGCCACGGTGACCCGCACACCCCGCGAACTCCCGCCGTCCGTACGGTTCTTCACCGACCGCCGGGAACTCCTGCGCGAGCTGGCCCGGGAGGCAGGACGCAAGAGCGACGGCCGTCCGCGGGTCGCCCTGCTGCACGGCGCGGCCGGCATGGGCACCAGCGCACTCGCGGCGCACTACGGACACAGCAACGAAAAGGCCTTCCCGGACGGGCAGTTGTACGTGGACCTGTGCGGCCAGGGCGGGACCGGCGCCGCACTGGCACCGGCCGCGGCGGCCCGGATCCTTCTGGGGCAACTCGGCGTGGCCGCGGCGCAGATGCCGCCCGCCACCGAGGACAGGACCGCCTTGCTGCGCGAACTCATCGGCAGCCGCCGCCTGTTGGTCGTCCTGGACCACGCCGCAACGGCGGCACAGGTACGGCCCCTGATCACCGCGGCACCGTACGCCTTCACGGTCGTCGTCGCCCGCGAGCGCCTCGCCCAACTCGACGCCGTGCCCCTGTCGGTGGGCCCGCTCGTGGAACGTGACGCGGTCCGGCTCCTGACCGAACTCACCGACCGGCAGACCGTCGCCGGGGCCGCGGCCGTGCTGCCCGCCGTACTGGAACGTTGCGGCGGGTCCCCGTTCGCGCTGCGTGCCCTCGCCCCACGGCTGTCCGAGCCGGACCTCGCGCTCTCCGGGGCGGGCCGGGAACCCGTGGACTACGCCGTCGAGGCCGGAACCTCAGGGCTCGACGCGACCGCGCTGCGGGTCTTCCGGCTGATGGCCCTGTGGGAGTGGCCCGGATTCGGGCCCGCCGTCGCCGCGCACACGGCCGAAATCGAGGAGGCGCGGGCCGCTGACGCGCTGGCCGAACTCGCCGCCCGCGGGCTGCTGTTGACCACGGACGACGGCCGGTACCGGTACCGGGCGGCGGTCCGGGCCCGGGCCGAGCGGGAGGCGGCCGCCGAGGACGGAGTGGTGGCCTGTGCCGCCGCACTGGCCCGTACCGTCCGCTGGTACCTGGAGTTCGCGGTGCGCGCGGACCGCGCGGCGCTGCCGCAGCGCTGGTGGCTCGGGCCGCTGTACACCTCACTTGACGCCGGGCCCCGCACGCGGCTGGGCGAGGCCGTGGCCGCCCTGATCGCCGAACGCAGGAACCTGGTGCAGGCGACCCTCGCGGCCGCGCAGAGCGGCGATGCGGAGTCCGCGCGCCAACTCGGCGAGGCGCAGTGGGCCGTTCAGCTCAAGGCGGGCGCGACCGACGAACTGCTGCCCGCGCTCCGGGCGGCGGCACGGGCCGCCGGTGCGCTTTATCCGGGCACCCGAATCGAGGGCCGGGCGTGCACCCAACTCGGCAACGCCCTTGTCGAGTTGGGCCAGCACCAGGAGGCCGAGCGCCAGCTCCGGCTCGCCGAGGAGGCGGAGGCGGCCGACGGCCACCGGCGAGGACGCGCCACCGCCCTGGAGTGCCTCGGCCTGCTGCGTCTGTCCCAGTGGAACTGGGACGAGGCGTACGCGCTCTTCGAGCGGGCCGACGAGGAACTCGCCCAACTCGCCGAGGGCGACGAGGGTTTCGAGGACGCTCCGCGCGGGCGGGCGCTGCTCCTGCGCCACCGGGGTCGTGCCCTGCGCGGGCTCGGCCGCTTCGACGAGGCCGCCCGCTTCCTCTCGGGGGCCCTGGTCTTCTTCGAGGAGACGCAGAAGGAGGCCTACAACGCCGCGCGCACGCTCACCGATCTCGGCGAAGTCCACCTGGAAGCCGAGGACTTGGCGGCGGCGCTGCCGCTCCTCGACCGTGCGCTGCGGATCCTCGGCGAGGAGAACGCGAGCCCGCACGCCGACCGGGTGCGCAGGCTGCGCGAGCGCTGCCTCAGCGCCGGGTGA
- a CDS encoding RNA ligase (ATP), whose translation MSTLRVTAEKLTVHEHPNADALELAQVGLYRAVVAKGAFRTGEFALYIPEQAVLPQELIAELGLTGRLAGGKADRVKAVRLRGELSQGLVCRPAALADHDLARAADEGTDFAGPLGITKWVPPVPTTMNGDVEAAPDLLPWVDVENLHRYPDIFEPGEPVVLTEKLHGTACLLTYHAEDGTYQVSSKGFGAKSLALKEDARNLYWRAVRGHGVPEVAAQLAKELGARRVGLFGEVYGAGVQDLTYGADGRRETLGYAVFDVSAEIDGQVHWLDAAALLDGRLPLVPRLFEGPYDLDEVLSVATGQETVSGRGLHLREGVVIRPVAERYSPVTGGRAIAKAVSPAYLTRKGGTEYE comes from the coding sequence ATGTCGACGCTGCGCGTCACCGCCGAGAAACTCACCGTCCACGAGCACCCGAACGCCGACGCCCTCGAGCTGGCCCAGGTGGGCCTGTACCGCGCCGTCGTCGCCAAGGGGGCTTTCCGTACGGGTGAGTTCGCGCTCTACATCCCCGAACAGGCCGTACTTCCGCAGGAGTTGATCGCGGAGCTGGGACTGACCGGGCGGCTCGCCGGCGGCAAGGCGGACCGGGTGAAGGCGGTGCGGTTGCGCGGGGAGCTGTCGCAGGGCCTGGTGTGCCGCCCCGCGGCGCTGGCGGATCACGATCTCGCGCGGGCGGCGGACGAGGGCACGGACTTCGCCGGACCGCTGGGCATCACCAAGTGGGTGCCGCCCGTGCCGACGACCATGAACGGCGACGTGGAGGCGGCCCCCGACCTGCTGCCCTGGGTCGACGTCGAGAACCTGCACCGCTACCCGGACATCTTCGAGCCCGGCGAACCGGTCGTCCTGACCGAGAAGCTGCACGGCACGGCCTGCCTCCTGACGTACCACGCCGAGGACGGCACGTATCAGGTCTCCTCCAAGGGCTTCGGCGCCAAGTCCCTTGCCCTGAAAGAGGATGCGCGCAATCTCTACTGGCGCGCGGTGCGCGGCCACGGTGTGCCCGAGGTCGCCGCACAACTCGCGAAGGAGCTGGGCGCACGCCGCGTCGGCCTCTTCGGCGAGGTCTACGGAGCGGGCGTACAGGACCTGACCTACGGCGCGGACGGGCGGCGCGAGACGCTGGGCTACGCGGTGTTCGACGTCTCCGCGGAGATCGACGGCCAGGTCCACTGGCTGGACGCGGCCGCCCTCCTCGACGGCCGACTGCCGCTGGTACCACGGCTGTTCGAGGGCCCGTACGACCTCGACGAGGTGCTGTCGGTGGCCACCGGACAGGAAACGGTCTCGGGCCGCGGCCTGCACCTGCGCGAGGGCGTCGTCATCCGTCCCGTCGCGGAGCGCTACAGCCCGGTAACCGGCGGCCGCGCCATCGCGAAGGCGGTCAGCCCCGCCTACCTCACGCGCAAGGGCGGTACGGAGTACGAGTGA
- the soxR gene encoding redox-sensitive transcriptional activator SoxR, with protein MPQIPEKIHELTVGQLAARSGAAVSALHFYESKGLIKSSRTSGNQRRYTRDTLRRVAFVRAAQRVGIPLATIREALSGLPQERTPNHEDWARLSESWRSELDTRIAQLSRLRDYLGDCIGCGCLSLEKCALSNPDDITGERVTGSVLFGERRGRGNGPKRAAGSGKEAAPVEGEGGQQAEKCC; from the coding sequence GTGCCTCAGATTCCCGAGAAGATCCATGAACTCACCGTCGGCCAGCTCGCGGCGCGCAGCGGCGCCGCCGTCTCGGCGCTGCACTTCTACGAGTCCAAGGGACTCATCAAGAGCAGCCGCACCTCGGGCAACCAGCGCCGGTACACCCGTGACACGCTCCGCCGGGTCGCCTTCGTACGCGCCGCCCAGCGCGTCGGAATTCCGCTCGCCACCATCCGCGAGGCACTGTCCGGACTGCCGCAGGAACGTACCCCCAACCACGAGGACTGGGCCCGCCTCTCGGAGTCCTGGCGGTCCGAACTCGACACACGCATCGCCCAGTTGAGCCGGTTGCGGGACTATCTCGGCGACTGCATCGGCTGCGGCTGTCTCTCCCTGGAGAAGTGCGCGCTGTCCAACCCCGACGACATCACGGGCGAGCGGGTCACCGGTTCGGTGCTGTTCGGCGAGCGACGGGGGCGGGGGAACGGTCCGAAGCGGGCGGCGGGTTCGGGCAAGGAGGCGGCGCCCGTCGAGGGGGAAGGCGGGCAGCAGGCGGAGAAGTGCTGCTGA
- a CDS encoding MaoC family dehydratase has protein sequence MAEPRIFTSAEELKAAVGEQLGYSDWLEVDQKRIDLFAEATGDHQWIHVDPEQAAKGPFGTTIAHGYLTLSLLPVLVPQVLRVENVKMGVNYGSNKVRYPAPVPVGSRLRAGVALAEVAEVGGGVQVTAKVTIEIEGGDKPACVAEPVTRYFF, from the coding sequence ATGGCAGAGCCGAGGATCTTCACCTCCGCCGAGGAACTCAAGGCGGCGGTCGGCGAGCAGCTCGGGTACAGCGACTGGCTGGAGGTCGACCAGAAGCGGATCGACCTGTTCGCCGAGGCCACCGGCGACCACCAGTGGATCCATGTCGACCCGGAACAGGCCGCGAAGGGCCCGTTCGGCACGACCATCGCGCACGGCTATCTGACGCTGTCCCTGCTGCCCGTACTGGTACCGCAGGTGCTGCGCGTGGAGAACGTGAAGATGGGCGTCAACTACGGGTCCAACAAGGTGCGTTACCCCGCGCCCGTGCCGGTGGGCTCGCGACTGCGCGCCGGTGTGGCGCTCGCCGAGGTCGCCGAGGTGGGCGGCGGTGTGCAGGTCACCGCCAAGGTGACGATCGAGATCGAGGGGGGCGACAAGCCCGCCTGTGTCGCCGAGCCGGTGACCCGCTACTTCTTCTGA
- a CDS encoding TetR/AcrR family transcriptional regulator, translated as MAAAKDGVAEGRPWGEVTPEAARRLLIAAVDAFAERGYHATTTRDIAGRAGMSPAALYIHYKTKEELLHRISRIGHERAVEVLRSASGAEGSAAERLALAVRSFVGWHAAQHTTARVVQYELEALGEESRAEIVALRRQADAEVRGIINDGVAAGEFDVPDVPGTTLAVLSLCIDVARWFKEGGRRTPEEVGRLYADLALRMVGAKEPGSA; from the coding sequence ATGGCTGCGGCCAAGGACGGTGTCGCCGAGGGCAGGCCCTGGGGCGAGGTCACCCCGGAGGCGGCGCGCCGGCTGCTCATCGCGGCTGTGGACGCCTTCGCCGAGCGTGGCTATCACGCCACCACGACCCGCGACATCGCAGGTCGTGCGGGCATGAGCCCGGCGGCGCTCTACATCCACTACAAGACCAAGGAGGAGCTCCTCCACCGGATCAGCAGGATCGGCCACGAGCGGGCCGTCGAGGTCCTGCGGTCCGCGTCGGGCGCCGAGGGCAGCGCGGCCGAACGGCTCGCGCTCGCGGTGCGCTCCTTCGTCGGCTGGCACGCGGCCCAGCACACCACCGCCCGCGTCGTGCAGTACGAACTCGAGGCGCTCGGCGAGGAGAGCCGCGCCGAGATCGTGGCGCTGCGGCGGCAGGCCGACGCCGAGGTCCGCGGCATCATCAACGACGGCGTGGCCGCGGGCGAGTTCGACGTACCCGACGTGCCGGGCACCACATTGGCGGTGCTGTCCCTGTGCATCGACGTGGCGCGGTGGTTCAAGGAAGGCGGCCGCCGCACGCCCGAGGAGGTCGGCCGGCTCTACGCGGACCTCGCCCTGCGCATGGTGGGGGCCAAGGAGCCCGGCTCGGCCTGA
- a CDS encoding YiaA/YiaB family inner membrane protein: MTDTQVKQQSTTAFYGQAIASFTVAMAATAIGIYQLETNAWTRAFLAIAVLFLVTSSFTLAKVIRDRQEAGQIVSRVDQARVDKLLAEHDPFQKL, translated from the coding sequence ATGACAGACACACAGGTGAAGCAGCAGAGCACCACGGCCTTCTACGGCCAGGCGATCGCCTCCTTCACGGTCGCCATGGCCGCCACCGCCATCGGCATCTACCAGCTCGAGACGAACGCCTGGACCCGGGCCTTCCTCGCGATCGCCGTCCTGTTCCTGGTGACCTCCAGCTTCACGCTCGCCAAGGTCATCCGGGACCGGCAGGAGGCCGGACAGATCGTGAGCCGGGTCGACCAGGCGCGCGTCGACAAGCTCCTGGCCGAGCACGACCCGTTCCAGAAGCTCTGA